In Zymoseptoria tritici IPO323 chromosome 7, whole genome shotgun sequence, the genomic window gctacgccgtacaatatctagaacatatagacagacctttacctacggacgtacaccgacgctagacgagaaagaggcgtatacgaaagcgagaaacgagtacttccaagctattaaaacagctaagaagaactactagaacgctttcctcaaaaaagaagactcgaaatctatctttaaagctatgtcctatactaggaatagcagccgaagacagatacctacaataaacaacgaagattctttcgaggggaaatgtaaggccttctccgaagccttatttccgcgcccttctgccgaggaacctctacctagccgttaggaagcgtatatagccggggattagggctggactacgctaaccgaagaggaactcgctgccgcctgtagtacgaagatagtaaaaggaaaaacgccgggcctagacggtattacgcaagctattattagtaaagcgtacggcgctattcctattacctttctacgtatatatagtaggctactcgacgaaggacactacccccaatgctagaaagttgcgacaggcgcagttctagcaaagccgggaaaactagactattcggtccctaaggcctactaagttatctctctcctaaactgcctcggcaagattagcgagagaatactcgcaaaacgcctagggattatcgcaaagacgaagccccttctacacgactcgtagttaggagggcgaaagaagaaatcggctatcgatatagtgcttctcttaacgaacgaaatcgaggagaatcgaagaaagaaaaagaagacttcggttatcttcttcgacgtaagaggagcatacgactacgttacaaagaaccgactgttaagaataataatctagttaaggcttccgcatagccttatatattaggtttagtcgtttataagcaatagacgcctataaatagcattcgacggacagatacaggaattctaggacgtaaagatcggcgttccgcaaggcagcccgatgtctcctatcctctttcttatctatacgcgcgacatattcttctcgctataaggagttactcctagttcctacgtcgacgatattagactatctacctcgtctacgtcccttaagaagaactctaaggtactagaacgtaaggtaagaaggctaatagacctaggaaagaagaactcgattgctttcgacctagcaaagacagacctagtacacttctcgaaagggaaagggtccgattgcccggtaattcttctaaacggcgatattgttcgcccggcaaagaaagcgataaggtagcttaggatttggctagacgccggtcttacctttaaagagcacattgcaataagatcggcataagcacaagtagcattctatcgattagaaagactagcaaataccgaacgcggtctatcttctatatcgttaagaaagatctacctagcctgcgttactacaatagcagactacggggccccggtttagtagcggtcgaaaaagagcataaaacctctagtatctctacaaagtaaagcttatagaaagatcctaggcgttttccgtaccgccctaaacgtcccgtccgaagtagagttaaatctcttccccccggatctacgcctagagagacagttaattttatactctctacgcgtagcaaagctacccgaaaactaccccgtaagactcgctatctaaagcgcgccttcggatatgCGAGAAGTCtaacacgaggactcgagagagatacttccgcaaaaacgacagagaatatagatataactactctgttatcgactccgacaatacaagcatttcgtagaacacgagagggctaactacgcaaaagacgatctctttagcgtctagaaaacccgatacgaaatagtaagacaacgggagattaataaggtacctaggaatacaaatagctaccttagtcgatttctatagagctcgctaggaaaacatagaataggaggaagacgcgctttaactagtgccttctatactatcctattaggacacagatacctaaagtcctatctctatcgctttagacacgtaacgacgctagactgcccttacggacgacgagaaacagcagaacacctcgtatatagctgccctatctacgatatatttaggctactaccgctacgacaagcacaatctctactagaaatagtagaagataaggaacttcggaaacaccttactacctttctctcggatataaagattgcttctaggtcctagcacctagtaagaggcgaagacgagactgtctagcctacactccttttacttttccttatttgtctttctttaaagtccttcgatactagctagctactatcctaggcacgggtctttccctaaggttaagagatacgagagaactacgattgtacatagatagactactgtcgcgagacagccgtcctacatagttatagactcctacaggacgtaaatggaacaaacaaacaaacaaacaaacaaacaattGCCGATGGTGGCGTATCTTTGGTTGCACGTGATATCGATCTTGTTCTTGTTCCCCATAGAACTGCCCGGTCTACCATTCTGGCAGACGAACATTTCCGGCCGGCAGGAGTAGGTTCCAGGCGTGCCTGGTGTGCACACGTTGCCGCTCTCCGGGCAGCATGTCTCGGACAAGACTGTGCTGTCCGGCGCGCATGTGGCGTCGGTGCGGATTTGACAGATGGCTGGACGGCACGCATAGTTATTGGGTGTTGTTTCCTAGCATGTATTGCCGCTGCTCACGCAGCATGTCTCCGAGAAGATGGCAGTGTTCGGCACGCAGATGGCGTCAATCTGGCTTTTGCAGACGGTAGGCATTGCCGGGCGGCAGAAGTAGGTGTTTGGCGGGCCTTCTTGGCATGTGTTACCACTGCTTTCGCAGCACGTCTCAGAAGGCTCCGAGCTATTCGGCACGCAGGTATCGTCGACCTTGGTCTTGCAGTCACCCGGGCGGCATCTGTAGACATTAGGCTCTACCTCAACGCACGTAGTGCCAGCGCAGCAGGTTTGGGAGATATCTAGGCTGTTCCGCTGGCAAAAGGCGTCGACTTGGGCGAGACATGTTCCTGCCGGAGCGCTTATTGTAGTGGTCGTGCTCGTGGTAGTGCTGTCCGTTGCGGCTGAGCTACTGGTGGTACTGGCCGTTGTGCCGGTAGTAGTCGTGCTCGAGCTGCTTGTGGTACTGGCCGAAGTGCTGAGCGAAGTGCTGGTCGACGTACTGGTCGAGATGCTTGCAGTTGTGCTGACCGACGTGCTGGCCGAAGTGCTGATAGAAGTGCTGGCGGAAGTGCTAGCCGCCGTACTGGTCGAAGTGCTTGCAGTTGTGCTGACCGACGTGCTGGCCGAAGTGCTGATAGAAGTGCTCGCGGAAGTGCTAGCCGCGGTACTGGTCGAAGTGCTTGCCGACGTACTGGCGGAAGTGCGCGCCGAAGTGTTGACGGAAGTGCGCGCCGAAGTGCTGACGAACGTACTAGCCGTGGTAGAAAGTGTTGTGCGGGATGTGGTGCTGCCACTTGTAGACTGCGTAGTAGACTGCGTACTCGATTTTGTTGTCGAACGTGTCGAGCCAGGAGTCGTAGAAAGGGGAAGCGACAATCTTCTTGGTCATTGTCGAGCTCTTAGCGGTGGTGGAAGAGCATGCAGGGGTTACAGTCTTGGTGGTGTAGACCGTTGCCAGTGGCTTGTATTCCGCGATGGTGGACTGCGAAGAGATCCTGTCGTCAGCTCGTGTTTTGTAAAATGTGACACTCGGTGACCCTTGACTTACTGTCTGAGTCTGAACTTGGGCGGATAATATTGCCGGCAAGCCTTCTCAATGACGTCGCAGGAGTACTGCTTCTGGAGGTTGTATGGAACACCCTGTCGATTGCATTTGACTTGCCCTCGGGCTCCATCTGCGTCCCTGAGGTCGAACTTTGCCTCTCGCTTCTGGTGATAGGACGGAGGGGTCGTGGTGCAAGGCGCTTGCTTGGTGGTGCAGATCGTCGTGGTACCTCCGTTCTTGTAGACGACGTGGTTCACGGTGACGGTTCTGGTAGGGAAGAAGGTCTTACAGAAGTCATAGCCGCCGTTGTAGCGAATGTCTTGCTGACACTGATCGACAGCCGTGTTACTGGCGCGAGCCTCCAGGTGGGCAACGGCCAAGTTGGGCAAGAGCGCAGCAGCGCCAACGAGAATTTGAGTGAGATGCATCTTTGCTCGGGATGGGTGAAAGGGAGGACATCATCTTGATAGGAAGCTCCCACAGCCCTATTTGAAGTCCCATTGCTCCCAATACTTCCCCTTTTGCGCTTATGTGTGCTGATCGAGGAATTTGCCCATCATGCTTGCTGCGTGTAGTGAACCGACTCGTAGCTCTCGCTTGGGGCAGACAATTTGAATCTCGTCAGATGGAAGGGTGATATTCCATGCGTCGTCCAAGCGATTGGTGCCTCTAGTGCAAAGCCGCCGGCATCCTTCAATGGACTGATGAGGCTTGACGCGACTTGTTGGCGTTTTTGCGGTGTCATTACTGGATGTGCCATGCACCCGGCATACGCTTGACATGCGGCTGCCGCATAGTGGCGATCTGACAGGAGATTGAATGTGGGGTGCAACCGAAATGACGGTCCTCCATTCGGGTCGTATCTTTCCAAACTGCACAGAACAGGCGGGTTCGTGGAGCGCGAGTTCGTGAGGCGTGGCTCGTGAAATGCCGAATCTTGAGCTGCTCTCGTATCATGTCCTTGGCTCATGGCTGCGCGGAGTCGGGGAGGAGTCGAGGTGTAGAATTCTTGTAGACATCCTGGCTACAAATAGCGATTGCCGTTCTCAGCTTTCGGGCTGCAGTGCAGCAAAAGGCTTGATTCTTCAAGGTCCAATCGTCACACATACTCGCGAATACCGAGCCCTATATCCGGGGACATAGGAGCGATGGTGCCTTGCGTTGCCAAGGTCCGTTGTATTGCGCCGAGCCAACAAACGCCGTATCCGGAGTTTGTGGCTTGCCGACTTTCGCTTCCAGTCACTCGCCATTCGTCTGTAGAAACATCAATACACTCTGCGACGAGGACTGTACCTTGCGCTCATGTGAACCGGGAGATTAGCAAGGCAAATGACGCTGCAGCCTGCAGCTCCAGGACGCGAGAATTCGGCATCGAGCAATCACAGTTGAAAGAGGGAAATTCAAGGTCTGGAGTGATGAAGCTTTGCTCGGTACCGGAGCATTGCAAGTCGGCGGCTATGAGATGTCAGGCCATGGAAAACTCGGCGTGGAGAGCTCGATGGCGAGGCGGCTGCGACTAGGTCATGATCGTGAGGAAGCCTGGTGCGGACTGATACGACGGTCTACAAAATGTCAGCTCAACAATTCTCAATTCATAGCAACTTTGGCGTGAGACCGGTCAGAATATCTGTGCTGTCGACTTGTCCGTTTTGTCGGCCATGCTGTGGTCGATGGAGCGGACGACGAGTTGGAGGATTTGCAGGCAAGGACAATTTGCGGTATCCGCTGACAGGCCATGTGGTCCATAAAGCTCCACGGCACCTCTCCGGGCAAGTACTCTCACAGCCCGCCCACAAGTCCGCCTCGCCTCTTCCAAATGATGTCGTTCATTTGCACATGCCGTCGGCTtacatcctctccctcgccctcggcgCTGCGCGGATGATATTATCCACTCTTAACAGCAATTCCGCCGCCTCACTCGCACTGCTCACAACCGCCTTCTTCAACTTGAACGCCTCCACCACACCCAACTCCCTCATATCCGCAATGCCACCACCCGGACGCATCAAATCCAGTCCACTGCTCGACATGCCCGAGTAAATCGCCTTGCGCAATCTAGCGACCAGATCCGCGGAATCGAGACCTGCATTGTCGGCGAGAATGGTAGGCAATTGACGGAGTGCTTTGGCAAAGGAGTCGACGGCGAGAGCTTTCTTTCCGGCGACATTCTGCGCGGCGTGGTCAACGGCTTTGGACATGAGCATTTCGGCGcagccgccgccgagagTGGTCATGGGTTCCTTGACGGTTTGGGAGAGGACGGCGAGGGCGTCGTGGAGGGAACGCTCGGCTTCATCGAGGAGTTGTTCCGAGGATCCGCGGAGGACAATGGTGCAGGCGCGTCCTGCAGCGACGCCGGAGAAGCGTATGAGGTTATCCTCGCCGATGATGACCTCCTCGATGAGGTCGCAGTGGCCGAGCTTGACATGTTCCGGATGGTCGAATGTGGATGTAATCTCAGCACCGGTGACGAGAGCCAGGCGCTCAACACCGTCGAAGTCGGCGTGTTCGATAGAGGCTATGCCCGCATCCGAGAAGAGTTGCTCGGGCCAGTTGTAGATGAGTTGTCGGTTGACAAAGCAGTTGATGCCGTGTGCCTTGATCTTCTCCACCTTGGACTTCATCTTTTCGCGTTCGGCTTTCTCCAGCTCGGCGAGCTTGCCTGTGGATTCCACCTTGACTCTCGCGCCAAAGATCTTGACCTTGTCCGTGTCCATGGAAGTGTTGGCGACGAGAATCTTCGCATTCTCAATCCGCTTAGGTTGCCCGGTGCCGAACTTCTTATCCAGAATGAATCCCGGGTCGAGGTATGAGTCTGAGAGTTTTCCGCCCGCCTTCTTGATGATCTGAATGTGTGTAAGATCTGTCGATCCGCGCATCCTCAACACCGCATCCGTAGCCAACTCCGAAAATTGATCTCTGTCTTGACTCAACACTTTCGAGCTGAGAGTTGTCCGTGCGATTGCAATCAAATCTTTTCTGAACAGCTCCGCGTTGTCACTGTGATCCACCGCACTCTCCGCCAATGCCTTCAGTGCCGCCGCGCTCGCTATCCGGTATCCTTCGATGATGGTCTGTGGGTGGATTTTCTGGTTGACGAGAATTTCGGCTTCGCGGAGGAGTTCTGCTGCGAGGACGGCCACACTTGTTGTTCCATCTCCTACTTCATCGTCCTGCACTTTTGAAATGTTCACCAAGACCTTTGCCGCTGCGTTGTCCAATGCTACACTCTTGAGAATGGTCGCGCCGTCGTTTGTCACCATGATCTCGCCGGTCGAAGCACTTTGTAGGATCTGGAGGAGGTGTGAGTGAGGTGTTCTGGATGGAAGTCGAAGCTCTTCTGGCGCACCTTGTCTTGTCCCTTTGGTCCGAGAGTCGACTTCACCAGATCTCCAATCGCAATTGCACCGACGAATGCGCTGAAGTCCTGTCAGCATAACTCCAGGCCTGCTCTCAACTCAGACAACCCACCTAAGTCTTGCATTCTCGCCTCGCTCTTCGGTGCTGCCTTCTTGGAAAATTTGAGCCTGTATATTGTTAGCATATGCGAGCACTGGTAGACATATGTGATAGCTCACCAtgatggaagaagagcaatGTAGAGTTGGTGGTGATATACA contains:
- a CDS encoding t-complex protein 1 subunit beta — translated: MAQIFQEGSTEERGENARLSAFVGAIAIGDLVKSTLGPKGQDKILQSASTGEIMVTNDGATILKSVALDNAAAKVLVNISKVQDDEVGDGTTSVAVLAAELLREAEILVNQKIHPQTIIEGYRIASAAALKALAESAVDHSDNAELFRKDLIAIARTTLSSKVLSQDRDQFSELATDAVLRMRGSTDLTHIQIIKKAGGKLSDSYLDPGFILDKKFGTGQPKRIENAKILVANTSMDTDKVKIFGARVKVESTGKLAELEKAEREKMKSKVEKIKAHGINCFVNRQLIYNWPEQLFSDAGIASIEHADFDGVERLALVTGAEITSTFDHPEHVKLGHCDLIEEVIIGEDNLIRFSGVAAGRACTIVLRGSSEQLLDEAERSLHDALAVLSQTVKEPMTTLGGGCAEMLMSKAVDHAAQNVAGKKALAVDSFAKALRQLPTILADNAGLDSADLVARLRKAIYSGMSSSGLDLMRPGGGIADMRELGVVEAFKLKKAVVSSASEAAELLLRVDNIIRAAPRARERM